A DNA window from Gorilla gorilla gorilla isolate KB3781 chromosome 19, NHGRI_mGorGor1-v2.1_pri, whole genome shotgun sequence contains the following coding sequences:
- the ROPN1L gene encoding ropporin-1-like protein encodes MPLPDTMFCAQQIHIPPELPDILKQFTKAAIRTQPADVLQWSAGYFSALSRGDPLPVKDRMEMPTATQKTDTGLTQGLLKVLHKQCHQKRYVELTDLEQKWKNLCLPKEKFKALLQLDPCENKIKWINFLALGCSMLGGSLNTALKHLCEILTDDPDGGPARIPFKTFSYVYRYLARLDSDVSPLETESYLASLKENIAAKKNGMIGLSDFFFPKRKLLENIENSEDVGH; translated from the exons ATGCCGCTTCCCGACACCATGTTCTGCGCTCAGCAGATCCACATTCCCCCGGAGCTGCCGGACATCCTGAAGCAATTCACCAAGGCTGCCATCCGCACCCAGCCGGCCGACGTGCTGCAGTGGTCCGCGGG CTATTTTTCAGCTTTGTCAAGAGGAGATCCACTTCCTGTAAAGGACAGAATGGAAATGCCCACGGCAACCCAGAAAACAGACACAGGCCTGACTCAAGGACTCCTGAAAGTTTTGCACAAGCAG TGTCACCAGAAGCGGTATGTGGAATTAACAGATCTTGAGCAGAAGTGGAAGAACTTGTGCCTGCCGAAGGAAAAATTCAAAGCGCTCTTACAGCTGGATCCTTGTGAAAACAAAATCAAGTGGATAAACTTTTTAGCACTTGGATGCAGCATGCTTGGTGGG TCCTTGAACACTGCGCTGAAGCACCTGTGCGAGATCCTCACGGACGATCCGGACGGCGGGCCCGCTCGCATCCCCTTCAAGACGTTTTCCTACGTTTACCGCTACTTGGCCAGATTAGACTCAGATGTGTCTCCCTTGGAGACGGAATCCTACCTTGCCTCTCTAAAGGAAAATAT AGCCGCCAAGAAGAATGGCATGATAGGACTTTCAGATTTCTTCTTTCCAAAGAGGAAACTTTTAGAAAACATTGAAAACTCTGAAGATGTAGGCCATTAA
- the LOC109023882 gene encoding uncharacterized protein, whose protein sequence is MMPPRMQATAPGAGAQVIRQPPPPFLRQWSLHSVPCPTCPSRPRLLVPSTSFPLLPSNSHPLCPPWAEPLDSMVPLFPSSSVIHCHSNPPVLMEDGSSQAIPSLCLILDTILAGVCSHTDDTVLCPQLSSWCPQPLLLHRHPGHAGPLLLPDPRTSSLLLCSLMRLLHLTEPPGTWVVPSHSKSMSQASKELGPCAAAPSPTTFLRSQVIKKEKPTHIVPIFSPRNKATFIIRFGALCTRK, encoded by the coding sequence ATGATGCCACCTAGGATGCAGGCCACAGCACCAGGAGCTggcgctcaagtgatccgccagcctccacctcccttccTGCGCCAGTGGAGCCTGCATtctgtgccctgccccacctGTCCCAGCCGTCCTCGTCTCCTTGTCCCTTCCACATcgtttcctctccttccttcaaaCTCACATCCCCTCTGCCCACCATGGGCTGAACCTCTGGACTCCATGgtccctctttttccttcttcctctgtcATCCACTGTCACTCCAACCCTCCTGTCCTCATGGAAGACGGCAGCTCCCAAGCCATCCCTTCTCTCTGCCTTATtcttgacaccatcctggctggTGTCTGCAGTCACACGGACGACACAGTACTTTGTCCCCAGCTCTCCTCCTGGTGCCCACAGCCTCTgcttctgcaccgccatccgggTCATGCTGGGCCCCTTCTCCTGCCCGATCCGCGcacctcttctcttcttttgtgCTCTCTGATGCGGCTACTCCACCTGACAGAGCCGCCTGGGACATGGGTGGTTCCATCTCATTCCAAATCCATGTCCCAAGCCTCCAAAGAACTGGGACCCTGTGCAGCAGCCCCTTCTCCCACCACTTTCCTGAGATCACAagtcatcaaaaaagaaaaacctacgCATATAGTACCCATCTTTTCACCTAGAAATAAAGCTACATTTATTATACGTTTTGGTGCACTTTGCACAAGAAAATAG